A stretch of the Saprospiraceae bacterium genome encodes the following:
- the rnc gene encoding ribonuclease III, which produces MHHLIGFTPSNIYIFKLAFYHKSTLNNFPNDTNGLYQSNERLEYLGDALLSFVVGEYLFKKYPSANEGFLTKMRSKIVKRKMLNYIAEQMGLDHLMMEFNQTAISQSMLGNALEALVGAIYIERGFEFTKHFILSAILKKFINMDQLEEFDDNYKSQLLEWCQKHSREIDFKVLSKYKVDKRDRFKVGVFIDGQEISSAEDYNKKSAEQFASELAIQHLGVKDDPDKD; this is translated from the coding sequence CTGCATCATTTAATTGGATTTACTCCATCCAACATCTATATTTTTAAACTTGCTTTTTATCACAAATCCACACTCAATAATTTTCCTAACGATACCAATGGGTTGTATCAATCCAATGAGCGACTGGAATATCTTGGTGATGCTTTATTGAGTTTTGTAGTTGGTGAGTATCTGTTTAAAAAATACCCTTCTGCCAATGAAGGCTTCCTGACCAAAATGCGATCTAAAATTGTAAAGCGTAAAATGCTTAATTACATAGCCGAACAAATGGGCTTGGATCATTTGATGATGGAGTTTAATCAAACAGCCATATCACAATCGATGTTGGGCAATGCATTGGAAGCATTGGTGGGTGCAATCTACATTGAACGTGGATTTGAATTTACAAAACATTTTATACTCAGTGCCATCCTCAAGAAATTCATCAACATGGATCAACTGGAAGAATTTGATGATAATTACAAAAGCCAGTTGTTGGAATGGTGTCAAAAGCATTCCAGGGAAATTGATTTTAAAGTATTGAGTAAATATAAAGTAGATAAAAGGGATCGCTTTAAAGTGGGTGTATTTATCGACGGACAAGAAATATCTTCTGCAGAAGATTACAATAAAAAAAGTGCGGAACAATTTGCATCCGAATTGGCAATCCAACATCTTGGGGTTAAGGATGATCCTGATAAGGATTAA